In Candidatus Margulisiibacteriota bacterium, the genomic stretch TCATACAAATAATTTTTCAAAACGCCCTTTTCCACAAGTGTCTTTTTTGCAGCCGGTGTTCCTTCGCCGTCAAACAGATAGCTGCCCAGACTGTCGGGCAGAGTGGCATCATCGACCATGAATAATGATTCGCCGGCAATACGCTCCCCCATTTTCCCGGCAAGGACCGATTTATTATTCTGCACCCGGTCAGCAGAAAATAGCTCCACGAATGTAGATAAAAACAGGGCCATGGCATCGTTTCTGAAAATTACCGGATAGTAGCCGCTTTGTACAGACTTGGCATTTAACATGGAATAGGCCTGATGCGCGATATTATAAGCCAGTCTGTCCAGATCAATAGCAGCGAGTTTGTTCTTGTAATCGGCATATGAACCAGCTTCCGCCTGACCCGCGTCCTCAGCTATTACATCCCCGCTATAACCAAAATGTACGCTCTTGTCCTCAAGAATGGAACTGAATTTTGTTTTATAGAACAATTGATTATAACTTTCGGCATAGACCAAATGCTCAATATTGGTTATGGTCTTATGCTGGGCAAATATCTTTTCTTCGAGATAGAGCAAGCGCTTGATTTTTTCCGATATGGACAAGTCGAAATACGACAAGTCCAGCTTGTCGCCAGCAGATTTACCGGCAGGAATATCGGCATTTATTTTGAAAAATTCATCAGGCATCATGTAGTTTAATATAAATTTAGCTTTATCCGCTGCCCTAGAAATACTGTCTTTTTCCA encodes the following:
- a CDS encoding TldD/PmbA family protein, encoding MNSEIKEFFDFTEKELNKHSFDNWDVYLVSEQDRHISCRGKQVEDFKENTETGCAVRVLKDQKMSLVYTNDLEKDSISRAADKAKFILNYMMPDEFFKINADIPAGKSAGDKLDLSYFDLSISEKIKRLLYLEEKIFAQHKTITNIEHLVYAESYNQLFYKTKFSSILEDKSVHFGYSGDVIAEDAGQAEAGSYADYKNKLAAIDLDRLAYNIAHQAYSMLNAKSVQSGYYPVIFRNDAMALFLSTFVELFSADRVQNNKSVLAGKMGERIAGESLFMVDDATLPDSLGSYLFDGEGTPAAKKTLVEKGVLKNYLYDLKTAAKEKTKSTGNALRSSYQGSPQISPSNFIIDKGPYSYEDLWKKQDNELIIISGIMGMHTANTINGDFSVGASGYKVKNGEITGAVKQFTIAGNFLQLLQRVVKIGNDEDNFPYHGNIITPSLYFSDISISGL